The following DNA comes from Corynebacterium lizhenjunii.
GTTGGCGCAGCACCTCCACGGCTTGGGCGGAGCGCACGCCGCTGGCGCAGTGGATAACCGCAGGCTCATTGGGGTCCAGGTCCGGGTTATGCCCGGCCAGGAGATGGTCGAGCGGGAAATGCTCGGAACCGGGGATGTGTGCTTGGGCGCGTTCGCCGGCAGTGCGCACGTCGATAAGCCGCCAACCGACGGGGACATGGCGGGTTTCGGGGGCATCGTCAGGACGGGCGGGCACGGCGCCATTGCGGGACAGCGGAATGTACTCCCAGGTCCCGGCCAGGGCATCAAAGTAGCCCAGTGTGCCCACCAGGGGCGTTCCGGTGCCGGTAATAATTTTGAGCGCCTCTAGTGCCATGGCGCTGCCCACGGTGCCTACTACCGGGCCCAGCACACCAGCTTGGGAGCACGACGGCACACTGCCGGGGGCGGGCATGGTGGGAAAGACATCTTCGTAGACGGGCCCATGCCCGGACCAAAAGACCGACAGTTGCGCATCAAAGCCCAGGATAGAGGCCCATACGTGCGGAATCCCCAGCTCATGGCACGCCCAGGAGCACAGGTAGCGGGCGGGAAAATTATCGGTCCCATCCAGCAGGACGTCGGCCTCACGCAGGTGCTCCAGCGCGGTGGCGGCCTCCAAACGGCCAAGGCACACCACCTCCACCTCCGGGTTGAGCTGGGCAATGGTCGCCGCTGCCGACTCAGCCTTGCCCGTACCCACGGCAGCAGTAGTGTGCACTACCTGGCGCTGCAGGTTCGACAGCGACACCGTGTCATCATCAAAGAGCAAGAGCTTGCCGATGCCCGCCCCCGCCAGGTACAGCAGCGCCGGGGACCCCAGCCCGCCAGCACCGATGACGGCCACGGTTGCGCGCCGCAGTTTCTCCTGGCCTTCCTCACCCCACAGGGCCTCTTGCCTGGCGTAGCGGATGCTCATTCCAATCCCACCCAGGTGCTGGCGCCATCGCTGTGGTGCTGTTCTTTCCAGATGGGGACTTCGGCCTTGACGCGATCAGCAAGTTCTGCGGCAGCGGCAAAGGCATCGCCGCGGTGGGCAGCAGCCGCAATGACCACGAAGGCGCTCTCACCCACGCGCAGGGCCCCAGTACGGTGCGCGCACCACAGGCGGGTGCGTGGATGGGCGGCACTGACCTCCGCTGCTACTCGGGCGATTTCGGCTCCCGCACTCGGGTGGGCGGTGTATTCCAGCAGCTCCACGCCGCCGCGCCCGGCATCGTGGTCGCGTACGATGCCGTCGAAGGTCACCACTGCCCCCATCGCCGGGGTGGTCACAGTGGGCACCACCGCTGCGATGTCGAGGGGATCGGCGCTCATGTGGGCGCCCAACACTTTGCCCACCTGGGCTGCAACATAGTCCGGGTCAGCAGCGGCGGGCTGGCTGGCAGGCTGGCCAGGGTGGTGGCCGCTGTGGCCGCTGGGCTGGCCGCAACCAGAATTAGTGCTCATGGTTTCCTTCCAGAGAGGCAATGATGTGTTCTAGTACCGGCTCCAACACCGCGCAGCCGTCGCGGACCCCGCCGGTGGAACCGGGCAGCGTGATCGCAAAGGTGGTGTCAGTGACTCCGGCGATTATGCGCGAGACTGCCGCCGTAGGCACCCCCGCCGAGTGTGTATAAAAGGCCTGCGCCAGCCCGGGTAGCTCGCGGTCGAGGTGGGCGGCGACGGCTTCGACGGTGCGATCATCGGCAGTAATGCCCGTGCCCCCGGAGGTCACAATCACCGCGGGGCGTTCGGCAAAGGCTTGGTCCACCGCCGCGGCGATCTCGGCATCCGGCACCACGCGGGCGGCCTCCACCGTAAAGCCTTGGGCGCGCAAAAACTCCACGGCAATAGGCCCGGAGCGGTCCGCGTAGATACCCGCGGCAGCCCGCGTGGAGGCCACGATAACAATGGCAGTACGGTTACGGGTCATAGGGGGAACACCTCCACTATATCGCCTGGGGACAAAGACGCCCCGGCGGGAATGCGCACCAGAGCAGTGGCGCGTATGGCCTGGGCCAGCAGGTGAGACCCCGCGCCGGCTAATACTTCTGCCTGCATGCAGCCCTCCGGGGAGCAGGACACCACCGCGCGGCGGAATTGCTCGCGCCCATCCAAGCCCTGGACCCCGGTGGTCAGGCGTGCCCAGTGGGTCTGCGGCACTCGCCCCAGCACCGGCGCCACGTAAAGCCGGAAACTCACCAGCGTGGAGACCGGGTTGCCCGGCAAGCACAACACCGGTACCCCGTCCAGCTGGGAAATCCCCTGCGGCCCGCCTGGCTGCTGCGCCACATGCCCAAACCAGCCGTCTTTGTCCAAGATTTGGCGCACCACCTCGAACTTGCCGTGCGAAATTCCCCCGGAGGTCACAATCGCATCAGGCCCATGCTGCCGCACCGCCGCCTCCAAGGCAGCGCGCAGCGCCGCCGGGTCATCGTTAGTGCGCAGAAAGCCCACAATTTCTATGCCGTACTCCCGCGCCATGGCCGCGAGCATTGGCGCATTCGAGTCAGGAATCTGCGCCTGCCCCAGCGCGCCGCCGCCAGCATTCCCCTCGCCGTCGGCCGCGATCGACCGCCTGTTGGACTCAATTGGTCCGTCGCCAGCAATCTCCGCGCCGCCGGTGACAACCAGGATGCGCGCCGGGGCATAGACTGCAACCTCAGCTATGCCTTGGGCCGCTAGCGTGCCGATACCCGCCGCGCTCAACCGCGTGCCCTCCTCCAGCACACTGGTGCCCGCGGCTACATCGGACCCCGCCCGGCGAATGTAGCGCCCAGCCGGAACTTCTGGTACCCGGACTGTCTCGCCAGCAGCAACAAAGTGCGGGGGATCGCAGTCTTCCACCGGGACAATGGCCACGGTACCGGGCGGAACCATAGCGCCTGTCATAATCGGCGTGGCCACCCCGCTGGCAATCGGCTGCGGGGTATTGCCTGCGGCAACCGTGGCACCCACGTGCAACGTGGCGCTAGCAGCAGAGGCCAGGGCGTAGCCATCCATCTGCGAATTATCAAAACGCGGCTGGTCGTAGCGGGCGGTGACGCTGTGCGCCAGCACCATGCCGCAGGAACTATCAACGCTGCGGGTGACCACCGCGGGCGTCCCTACCGTCGCGCGGACGGCCTGCAGGTGTTCCTCATACGTGCGCATGCAAGCTCCTTTAGACAACAAACCCTGCCCCAGTGTAGGCCTGTGGCAGCAGGGGTGCGGGAGGGGAGGGGGCATCGGCAAGCTATGGCGTGGGGCAGTGGCATAGTGGAACCCATGCTTGATGTTCACTATTTTGCCGCCGCCCGGCAGGCTGCGGGCACGGCTGGGGAGTCCGTGGAGGTGCCAGCAGGGGCCACGCTTGCCGATGCCCTCGCCACCCTGCGCGCCACCCACTCCGGCACCACAGCCGCGGGTATGTCCTTTGCGCAGGTGCTGGAGCAGTGCAGCTTCTTGGTTGATGGGAGGAATGCGCAGCCGCAGGACTTACTGGCCGGGGCGCAGCGGCTGGACATCCTGCCGCCTTTTGCCGGTGGTTAGCCGCGCACCCGCAGCGGGGAGGTGAAGAAATTCACCACAGAGCTAGCCAGGCCCAGCACGATAGCACCGAAGATAGCGGCCCACCAGCCATCGATGGTGAATTGGCCCAGGTTGGTGAGCAGGTGGGTGAAGATGAACTCGCTTATTAGCAGCAGCGCGCCGTTAATCACGATGGAAAACAGGCCCAGCGTCAGGCACGTCAGCGGTGCGCCGAGCACCCGCAGAACCGGGGCAATGAAGGCATTGACAGCCACTATAACGGCGGCCACGGCCAGGAAAGTCGGCGAGGACGCAGGCTCTGCGGTCGCGCCAATTCCCGGCTGACCGGGCTCCAGGGGAGCAGGGGTGATAGTGATGCCCGGCACCAGGCTCACCGTCACCCACAGCGCAATGGCGATGGCCAGCACCTGGAGCAAAAGATTCCACAGAAAACGCATGGCCGCCAGCCTACCCGCCAGCAACGGGAAGCGGCGCGGCCGAGACCTTCTCCCACGCGGCTAGCAAACGCTCGGATTCCTCCTTAGTAGTCACCGTGATCCGGATGCCCTCTGGGAAGCTACGCACCAGCACCCCCTCCTGCGCTAAGGCCTGGGCTAAGTCTGGCTGTGCCCCCGGCAACCACACGAAGTTCGCCTCCGAAGGCAAGGCACCCAACGCCGCGGCGACGGGGCCGCGCTGGGCTACGGTGGCATCGGCACGCTGGGCAAGCTCATCTTGTGCGGCTAAGGATGCCACAGCTGCCGCCTGGGCCACAGAACTAATAGAGAAAGGAATGGCCACCTTGTTCATCGCCGCAATGAGCTCCGCAGGGCCAAAGGCATAACCCACCCGCAGGCCCGCTAGCCCATAGGCCTTGGAGAAAGTGCGCAAGCCCACCACGTTGGGGTAGTCCTGCACAGCCTGCGTGGCCACCGGCGTGTCCGCGGTGCGCACGTATTCAAAGTAGGCCTCATCCAAAGCCACCACCACATGCGCCGGGACGCGCTCCATAAAAGCGGCAAACTCCGCGCGCGTGACCGTGGTGCCGGTGGGATTATTGGGATTGCAGACGAAGACCACGCGCGTGCGATCCGTAATGGCCCCGGCCAGCGCGGGCAAGTCCACTCCGTGGTCACGCAGCGGCACCGGCACCGGGGTAGCGCCGTGGACCTGGGCGAAGATGGGGTAGGCCTCAAAGGAACGCCAGGGAAAGACCACCTCATCGCCTTGCGCGCAGGTAGCCTGAATGAGCTGCTGGCACAGGGCTGAGGAACCCGTGCCGACGGCCACCTGCTCACACTCTAGACCCAGGTGGTCGGCCAAAGCAGTGCGCAATTCCACCGCAGCCATGTCCGGATACCGGTGAGCAGTGGCGGCGGCCTTAGTTGCGGCCTCTACCGCTGCTGGCAGCGGCGGGACCGCAGACTCATTGGAGGACAACTTCAGCGCGTCCTCCTGGCGCTTACCCGGAACGTAGGCGGGCAGGGACTCAAGATCTGGGCGTATCATTTCTCCAACCCTAGTTGCCCTGCCCCCAGTTTTGTCAGCCGCCCGGGTACTCAGGTAGAATCGCTGCAGGCTTGCCTCGTGCAGCCATATGGAGACGTGCCAGAGCGGCCGAATGGGGCTCCCTGCTAAGGAGTTGACTTGTTTGCGCAGGTCCGGAGGTTCAAATCCTCTCGTCTCCGCAAAGTGCAATTCCCCTGGTCATTATTGACCGGGGGTTTTGCTATATCTGCGCTGGTTAGCGGCGTGCTACTATATTGCCACAGGTGGCCCCCAATAATTGCCCATTAGACGCAGTTGCTGCGTACCGATAACGTACCGGCGACGTTCCGGAACGGTGGTTTTAGGGTGGTGGTGGTTTTTGGATGGCTGGTGCATTTTCGGCGCGGAAGGCATCAAATTTTGCAAAATCGGGGGCCTTCCGCGCAGAAAACGGGTCACCACACCATGACTCCACAATTATGGCCGGAGACCGATGGGCGCGCTCATCAGCGTGAGGATTGTAGTCCAGCTGGGGGGCGAGTTTCGAGCCTAATGGTGGACTTTTGGTGGTGGGGCAGGTATCGTTAGTAAGCACAACCGGTGACAAGTCCCCCAGGGGGGGACTTCCCTACCTGATAG
Coding sequences within:
- a CDS encoding molybdopterin molybdotransferase MoeA, with translation MRTYEEHLQAVRATVGTPAVVTRSVDSSCGMVLAHSVTARYDQPRFDNSQMDGYALASAASATLHVGATVAAGNTPQPIASGVATPIMTGAMVPPGTVAIVPVEDCDPPHFVAAGETVRVPEVPAGRYIRRAGSDVAAGTSVLEEGTRLSAAGIGTLAAQGIAEVAVYAPARILVVTGGAEIAGDGPIESNRRSIAADGEGNAGGGALGQAQIPDSNAPMLAAMAREYGIEIVGFLRTNDDPAALRAALEAAVRQHGPDAIVTSGGISHGKFEVVRQILDKDGWFGHVAQQPGGPQGISQLDGVPVLCLPGNPVSTLVSFRLYVAPVLGRVPQTHWARLTTGVQGLDGREQFRRAVVSCSPEGCMQAEVLAGAGSHLLAQAIRATALVRIPAGASLSPGDIVEVFPL
- a CDS encoding MogA/MoaB family molybdenum cofactor biosynthesis protein, giving the protein MTRNRTAIVIVASTRAAAGIYADRSGPIAVEFLRAQGFTVEAARVVPDAEIAAAVDQAFAERPAVIVTSGGTGITADDRTVEAVAAHLDRELPGLAQAFYTHSAGVPTAAVSRIIAGVTDTTFAITLPGSTGGVRDGCAVLEPVLEHIIASLEGNHEH
- a CDS encoding phage holin family protein, which produces MRFLWNLLLQVLAIAIALWVTVSLVPGITITPAPLEPGQPGIGATAEPASSPTFLAVAAVIVAVNAFIAPVLRVLGAPLTCLTLGLFSIVINGALLLISEFIFTHLLTNLGQFTIDGWWAAIFGAIVLGLASSVVNFFTSPLRVRG
- a CDS encoding ThiF family adenylyltransferase, yielding MSIRYARQEALWGEEGQEKLRRATVAVIGAGGLGSPALLYLAGAGIGKLLLFDDDTVSLSNLQRQVVHTTAAVGTGKAESAAATIAQLNPEVEVVCLGRLEAATALEHLREADVLLDGTDNFPARYLCSWACHELGIPHVWASILGFDAQLSVFWSGHGPVYEDVFPTMPAPGSVPSCSQAGVLGPVVGTVGSAMALEALKIITGTGTPLVGTLGYFDALAGTWEYIPLSRNGAVPARPDDAPETRHVPVGWRLIDVRTAGERAQAHIPGSEHFPLDHLLAGHNPDLDPNEPAVIHCASGVRSAQAVEVLRQRGYSRVLSLRGGINAWLEQQHSSQADV
- a CDS encoding MoaD/ThiS family protein → MLDVHYFAAARQAAGTAGESVEVPAGATLADALATLRATHSGTTAAGMSFAQVLEQCSFLVDGRNAQPQDLLAGAQRLDILPPFAGG
- a CDS encoding molybdenum cofactor biosynthesis protein MoaE; its protein translation is MSADPLDIAAVVPTVTTPAMGAVVTFDGIVRDHDAGRGGVELLEYTAHPSAGAEIARVAAEVSAAHPRTRLWCAHRTGALRVGESAFVVIAAAAHRGDAFAAAAELADRVKAEVPIWKEQHHSDGASTWVGLE
- the hisC gene encoding histidinol-phosphate transaminase; translated protein: MIRPDLESLPAYVPGKRQEDALKLSSNESAVPPLPAAVEAATKAAATAHRYPDMAAVELRTALADHLGLECEQVAVGTGSSALCQQLIQATCAQGDEVVFPWRSFEAYPIFAQVHGATPVPVPLRDHGVDLPALAGAITDRTRVVFVCNPNNPTGTTVTRAEFAAFMERVPAHVVVALDEAYFEYVRTADTPVATQAVQDYPNVVGLRTFSKAYGLAGLRVGYAFGPAELIAAMNKVAIPFSISSVAQAAAVASLAAQDELAQRADATVAQRGPVAAALGALPSEANFVWLPGAQPDLAQALAQEGVLVRSFPEGIRITVTTKEESERLLAAWEKVSAAPLPVAGG